DNA from Acidobacteriota bacterium:
TATTGGCTTGGAAGGTCTTATGCTGAGAAAGGGAAGCATTCGGATGCGGTTCAGTCCTTTGAGAGGGCGCTTGCCATCAGAGGGGAGGGGTACGAGGATATCGATCTTGAATATTTTCTGGCATGGGAGTATGTCGAAGATTCTCAGTACGATAAGGCTATCGCCCTGTATAGGGAAAGGCTCAGCAAAAAGCCGGACGATGTGGAGAACCATTTTGGGCTCGCCTTCGCTCTCAAGAAAATCGGGAACCCTGGAGAAGCAGTCGACGAGTACAAAAGGGCGATAGAACTGAATCCCAACATCCCCTCCATCCATTACAACCTTGCCAATACTTTCGAAGAGCTCGGGAAGCACGAAGATGCCATCCTGGAGTACAGGACTGCCATAGCTCTCTCTCCAGAATATGGAGAAGCTTATTTCAACATGGGAGTGGCCCTTGCAAAGGTGAGGAGGTCAGAGGAGGCTATCGAGGCTTTCAACAAATGCATCGAGCTCGGCCACCGCGAACGCGAATCCAGGCGACAAATTAAATCCATCCTAAAGAGGAAAGATTAGCTGGACAAATCTTCAACCCCAAATAATGCAGAAGCGCCATTGGCGGGTGGCCGGGGCCAAGCGCCACAATCCGCCCGCAGCGGAAGGGCATCACCGGGTTGATATATACAGTTAAAAGAGGGCAAGGCTGAGAGCCATGACGATCATGCCGCCGATGATCCCCACAATGGCGAGATGCGAACCCTCGTCCCGGAACGTGACGGGCAGGATCTCATCAAAGCTGATGAAGACCATCAATCCTCCCACGGCAGCAAGGACGGCGTTGAGCACTGTGTCGTTAAGATAGGGCATGAGTATGAGCATCGCGATGATAGCACCGACAGGCTCGGCAACACCAGAAAGGAATGAATAGATGAATCCCTTCTTCCTGCTCCCGGTAGCATAATAGATGGGCATGGCAACGGCAACCCCTTCGGGGATGTTATGCAGAGCGATGGCGACCGTGAGGGAGATGCCGATGTGCGGGTCCTTTAGCGATGCGGCAAAGACAGCCATCCCCTCGGGAAAGTTGTGGATGGCAAGGCCGAGTGCCGTGAAGATTCCGGCAAGCAGGACCCTGTCATCTCTCACTTTTCCGCGATGGGACATCTCTTCTATGTAGTCGTGCGGAATCAAAAAGTCGATGAGAGCGATGGCGAACATCCCGCCGAAAAACGCAAGATTGGCATTGAGAAATCCAATCCACGCGATCGATTTGGTGAGAAGCTCCGTAAAGGAGATGTAGACCATTACGCCAGCCGAGAATCCCATCATCAGGGAGAGAATCTTCCGGTTGATCTTCTTGAAAGAGAGGGAAACGAGGCTTCCCGCGCCCGTTGA
Protein-coding regions in this window:
- a CDS encoding tetratricopeptide repeat protein — encoded protein: MISKPGPPSGSAQPKMPSNGKLPAGPAGDGLPVKPVKRAAVKKSAPAKKPKPPAPEVPEVSEVKQVAEEIKVKTSPVAEEHKKSEEKRMADAAAAASPGASHLLMGHRAFKQKEYRDAIRHLKRSVELDPNLFLAHYWLGRSYAEKGKHSDAVQSFERALAIRGEGYEDIDLEYFLAWEYVEDSQYDKAIALYRERLSKKPDDVENHFGLAFALKKIGNPGEAVDEYKRAIELNPNIPSIHYNLANTFEELGKHEDAILEYRTAIALSPEYGEAYFNMGVALAKVRRSEEAIEAFNKCIELGHRERESRRQIKSILKRKD
- the zupT gene encoding zinc transporter ZupT; the encoded protein is MERFMTPLFLTTIAGLSTGAGSLVSLSFKKINRKILSLMMGFSAGVMVYISFTELLTKSIAWIGFLNANLAFFGGMFAIALIDFLIPHDYIEEMSHRGKVRDDRVLLAGIFTALGLAIHNFPEGMAVFAASLKDPHIGISLTVAIALHNIPEGVAVAMPIYYATGSRKKGFIYSFLSGVAEPVGAIIAMLILMPYLNDTVLNAVLAAVGGLMVFISFDEILPVTFRDEGSHLAIVGIIGGMIVMALSLALF